Proteins from a genomic interval of Coccinella septempunctata chromosome 2, icCocSept1.1, whole genome shotgun sequence:
- the LOC123308333 gene encoding zinc finger autosomal protein-like isoform X1 yields MEESRTISLIGEVHENQCLYASSTKEMPQIVDTLINNNEVAHLEKYEFHEYDRADRHCEKGFNIIYNDAKCEDKLGVDVYEQFIDEKKVHERAEYIVKSEESTSNCSVKEIDANQLSSASFIEEMPKIFDPPMINSSTVFENHIQHDNASNPKDIKKVPKKFVPLIVEVHKCDLCEFVTKRKSYLKRHVDGVHSNIKKHQCHLCEYVTTRKHNIKRHVNTVHLNNRKHKCDLCEFASDDTSKLQLHIRSVHLKIKEHKCDLCEFITSEKGTLQRHVDIVHLKIRKYKCHFCDYAASRKNDLLKHIDSVHLNLRTSICHLCDYAATSTKTLQTHIKSIHLRIKEYKCHLCEYAANLKANLQTHIDSVHFHIKNQKCELCKYVTYRKGDLKMHVNSVHLNIKKHKCHLCEFAAVRKLRLDMHIKKVHFKIYDQKCQLCDYKTNKKDDLKKHMNSVHKKQEPRVSST; encoded by the exons ATGGAAGAAAGCAGAACGATTTCCTTAATTGGGGAAGTCCATGAAAACCAGTGTTTATATGCCTCTTCTACAAAAGAAATGCCACAAATCGTAGATACACTGATAAATAACAATGAAGTGGCTCATTTAGAGAAGTATGAATTCCATGAATATGACAGAGCTGATAGGCATTGTGAAAAGGGGTTTAATATAATCTATAATGA TGCAAAGTGTGAAGATAAATTAGGAGTTGATGTATATGAACAATTTATAGATGAAAAAAAAGTTCACGAAAGAGCAGAGTATATAGTTAAGTCTGAAGAAAGTACCTCAAATTGCTCAGTTAAGGAAATTGATGCTAATCAATTATCGTCTGCCTCTTTCATTGAAGAAATGCCCAAAATTTTCGATCCACCAATGATTAATTCATCCACTGTATTTGAAAATCACATTCAACATGATAACGCTTCTAATCCGAAAGACATCAAGAAAGTTCCTAAAAAATTTGTTCCTTTGATTGTTGAGGTACACAAGTGTGACTTATGTGAGTTTGTTACAAAAAGAAAAAGCTACCTTAAAAGGCATGTTGACGGTGTTCATTCGAATATCAAGAAACATCAGTGTCATCTATGCGAATATGTTACCACTAGAAAACATAACATCAAGAGACATGTCAACACTGTTCATCTGAATAACAGAAAACACAAGTGTGACCTCTGTGAATTTGCCTCAGATGATACTTCGAAACTTCAACTACACATAAggtctgttcatttgaaaattaaggaacatAAATGTGATTTGTGTGAATTTATTACAAGTGAAAAAGGTACTCTTCAGAGGCATGTCGACATTGTGCATTTGAAAATCAGGAAATATAAGTGCCACTTTTGCGACTATGCCGCAAGTAGGAAAAATGACCTTCTAAAGCATATCGACTCAGTTCATTTGAATCTCAGAACAAGTATTTGTCACTTGTGTGACTATGCTGCTACTAGTACTAAAACCCTTCAAACGCACATAAAATCTATTCATTTGCGAATAAAAGAATACAAGTGCCATCTATGTGAATATGCCGCTAATTTGAAAGCAAACCTTCAAACACATATAGATTCTGTTCATTTCCATATTAAAAATCAGAAGTGTGAGTTGTGCAAGTATGTTACATATAGAAAAGGGGACCTTAAAATGCATGTCAACTCCGTACATTTGAATATCAAGAAACATAAATGCCACTTGTGTGAATTTGCTGCAGTTCGGAAACTTAGACTTGATATGCACATCAAAAAAGTCCATTTCAAAATTTATGACCAAAAGTGTCAACTGTGCGATTATAAGACAAATAAAAAAGATGACTTGAAGAAACATATGAATTCTGTTCATAAAAAACAAGAACCACGAGTGTCGTCTACATGA
- the LOC123308333 gene encoding uncharacterized protein LOC123308333 isoform X2: MDNKSICNKRTANFSSSEEKLLIFLIKKYALVIRNKKTDSVSNKKKTAAWVEIEKEFNDAGGEPYRSSLILKNKYLNLKKTSLQKFAEEKKQTYSTGGGQSVRDNEIDGSIEEIIGIRMTGSVSEFDNDIIVEDLSDYEEDKIKSLSSTNSLDEGESFVINAEESQWSINNIEIPIDVRKRDITSRTEWLQKKQDTLTIQQKCLIDECNQKLQHLQEIHDQKLRHTEESHRQKIRMDQEEHDMKMSILKLQRQKLLNELS; encoded by the exons ATGGATAATAAGAGCATATGCAATAAGCGAACAGCTAATTTCTCCAGCAGTGAAGAAAAATTGCTCATTTTCCTAATCAAAAAGTACGCGCTTGttattagaaataaaaaaacggaCAGCGtaagcaataaaaaaaaaacagctgcATGGGTGGAAATTGAAAAAGAGTTCAATGATGCTGGTGGTGAACCGTACAGAAGTTCATTGAttctgaaaaacaaatatttaaacTTGAAAAAAACGTCTCTACAAAAATTTGCCGAAGAAAAAAAGCAAACTTACTCTACAGGTGGTGGTCAATCTGTAAGAGATAATGAGATTGATGGCAGTATAGAAGAAATAATTGGTATTCGAATGACAGGCTCTGTTTCTGAATTTGATAACGATATCATAG ttgaaGATTTATCTGATTATGAAGAAGACAAGATAAAAAGCCTTAGCAGTACCAATAGTTTAG ATGAAGGGGAGTCCTTTGTAATAAATGCAGAAGAAAGCCAGTGGTCGATAAACAACATTGAGATTCCTATAGATGTGAGGAAAAGAG ACATCACATCGAGGACCGAATGGTTACAGAAGAAACAGGATACCCTGACAATTCAACAGAAATGTTTAATCGATGAGTGCAATCAGAAATTGCAGCACCTCCAAGAGATACACGATCAGAAACTGAGGCACACTGAGGAGAGCCATAGGCAGAAAATTCGAATGGACCAGGAGGAACATGACATGAAAatgtcgatattgaaattgcAAAGGCAGAAGCTATTAAATGAATTATCTTAA
- the LOC123308716 gene encoding gastrula zinc finger protein xFG20-1-like: protein MEESKSNSLFGEVYENQCSFASFTKEMPQVDKAINNSEPAHLQEYDFHKSGGLADRHCEEGFHITNDDVKLEKVGKIDVFEQFIDDEEVHEKAEYKVNIEESTFNCSVTEVNANQLCSAPFKEEILNPPMINSSPTLDQQMNDSEPTDLKQYICHKSHIGDYSVEYYIEEHIQNENTSSLESNQEVPIKFVILNTKKYKCDLCEFVTNKKDYLEKHVDDVHLNMKHKRQICRFVSTGKYYIKEHMEVIREYECDLCDFGSDDNSKLQRHIKSSHLKRQEYKCHLCEFITSVKSSLRRHVVYVHSNIKKHKCDSCSYETSIKNDLRKHIDSVHLNIRKHKCPFCDYAATYNKTLQMHIKTIHLKIKEHKCHLCDYATNLKANLQTHIDSVHLKMKNQECHLCDFVTYRREVLKRHVNSVHLNIKKHKCHSCDFAANQKHTLSRHIKSVHLKINDHKCRLCEYKTNKKDNLKRHMNSVHKYQETQVPPLFVNVYDENFCLSYKRNFTLINNKIILNCLTWSSMNEFHESSIGDRHCEEGFKITDNDTKLEEKLRIDVIEQFIDEQGVHERKEYIIKNEESTLICSVPEDNANQLLSASLEKELPEIFDSPMINSSTALNPLLNNSVPTLLEQSCTSHMADYPFSDKNYPEEHKQKNYASGLEDPEEVPIKFVLMNIGEHKCNLCEYVTNRKGNLKNHVDGVHSNTKKYECHLCEHVATRIQNIRRHINTVHYLNNKNHKCDLCKFASNDSSKLQKHIKSVHLKIKEHKCQLCDYDTSEKGALQRHVDFVHLNIKKHRCHICDYAAIRQNDLQKHIDCVHLNIRKHLCHLCDYAGSNNETLQIHIKSTHLKIKEHKCHLCDYATNSKTNLQTHINSVHLNIKNQKCEFCDYVTYRKDALKIHKDSVHLNMRTHKCHLCEFAANVKRTLNMHIKSVHLKINDHKCRLCEYKTNKKDNLKRHVNSLHKHQEIQVPPT from the exons ATGGAAGAAAGTAAATCGAATTCCTTATTTGGAGAAGTCTATGAAAACCAGTGTTCATTTGCCTCTTTTACAAAAGAAATGCCACAAGTAGATAAAGCGATTAATAACTCTGAACCGGCTCACTTACAGGAGTATGATTTCCATAAAAGTGGTGGTCTAGCTGACAGACATTGTGAAGAAGGGTTTCATATAACCAATGATGA TGTGAAGTTGGAAAAAGTAGGAAAAATTGATGTATTTGAACAATTTATAGATGATGAAGAAGTTCACGAAAAAGCAGAATATAAAGTCAATATTGAAGAAAGTACCTTCAATTGTTCAGTTACAGAAGTTAATGCTAATCAATTATGTTCTGCCCCTTTCAAGGAAGAAATATTAAATCCCCCAATGATTAATTCATCCCCTACATTAGATCAGCAGATGAATGACTCTGAACCAACTGACTTAAAACAATATATATGCCATAAAAGTCACATTGGGGATTATTCTGTAGAATATTATATCGAAGAAcacattcaaaatgaaaacactTCTAGTCTTGAAAGCAACCAAGAAGTTCCcataaaatttgttattttgaataccAAAAAATACAAGTGTGACCTATGTGAGTTTGTTACCAATAAAAAAGACTACCTTGAAAAGCATGTTGATGATGTTCATTTAAATATGAAACACAAGCGTCAAATATGCAGATtcgtttcaactggaaaatatTACATCAAGGAACATATGGAGGTTATCAGAGAATACGAGTGTGACCTCTGTGATTTTGGTTCCGATGATAATTCAAAACTTCAAAGGCACATAAAATCTTCACACTTGAAAAGGCAGGAATATAAATGTCATTTATGTGAATTTATTACAAGTGTAAAAAGTTCTCTTCGGAGGCATGTAGTCTATGTCCATtcaaatatcaagaaacacaagTGTGACTCATGCAGCTATGAAACAAGTATAAAAAATGACCTTCGAAAGCACATCGACTCCGTTCATTTAAATATCAGGAAACACAAGTGTCCCTTTTGTGACTATGCTGCAACTTATAATAAAACCCTTCAAATGCACATAAAAACtattcatttaaaaattaaggaacacaagTGCCATCTGTGTGACTATGCTACAAATTTAAAAGCAaaccttcaaacacatatcgattctgttcatttgaaaatgaaaaatcaggAGTGTCACCTATGTGATTTTGTTACATATAGAAGAGAGGTCCTTAAAAGGCATGTAAACTCCGTTCATttaaatatcaagaaacacaaatGTCACTCGTGTGATTTTGCTGCGAATCAGAAACATACACTCAGTAGGCACATAAAATCGGTCCATTTAAAAATTAATGACCACAAATGTCGACTATGCGAGTATAAGACAAATAAGAAAGATAACCTGAAAAGACATATGAATTCTGTTCataaatatcaagaaacacaagTGCCACCACT ATTTGTGAATGTCTATGATGAAAACTTTTGCCTCTCTTACAAAAGAAATTTCACTttgataaataataaaataattctgAACTGTCTCACTTGGAGTAGTATGAATGAATTCCATGAGAGTAGCATAGGTGATAGGCACTGTGAAGAAGGTTTTAAAATAACCGATAATGA TACAaagttggaagaaaaattaagaattgaCGTAATTGAACAATTCATAGATGAACAAGGAGTTCATGAAAGAAAAGAATATATAATAAAGAATGAAGAAAGTACATTAATTTGCTCAGTTCCAGAGGATAATGCCAATCAATTATTATCTGCCTCTCTTGAGAAGGAATTGcctgaaatatttgattcacCGATGATTAATTCATCCACTGCATTAAATCCACTGTTAAATAACTCTGTACCAACTCTCTTAGAGCAAAGTTGTACAAGTCACATGGCAGATTATCCTTTCAGTGATAAAAATTATCCAGAAGAacacaaacaaaaaaattatgcttCTGGTCTTGAAGATCCCGAAGAAGTTCCTATAAAATTTGTTCTTATGAATATTGGGGAACACAAGTGTAACTTATGCGAGTATGTTACAAATAGAAAAGGCAACCTTAAAAACCATGTTGATGGTGTGCATTCAAATACCAAGAAATACGAGTGTCATCTATGTGAACATGTTGCAACTAGAATACAGAACATAAGGAGACATATCAACACTGTTCATTATTTGAATAACAAAAACCACAAGTGTGACCTCTGTAAATTTGCCTCTAATGATTCTTCGAAACTTCAAAAACACatcaaatctgttcatttgaaaattaaggaacatAAATGTCAACTATGTGACTATGATACAAGTGAAAAAGGTGCTCTTCAGAGGCATGTGGACTTTGTGCATTTAAATATAAAGAAACACAGGTGCCACATATGTGACTATGCTGCAATTAGACAAAATGACCTTCAAAAGCATATAGACTGCGTTCATTTAAATATCAGGAAACACTTGTGTCACTTATGTGACTATGCCGGAAGTAATAATGAAACCCTTCAAATACACATAAAATCTACTCATTTaaaaattaaggaacacaagtgtcatctatgtgatTATGCtacaaattcaaaaaccaaCCTCCAAACACACATCAATTCTGTtcatttaaatataaaaaatcagAAGTGTGAGTTTTGTGATTATGTTACATATCGAAAAGACGCCCTCAAGATACATAAAGACTCTGTTCATTTAAATATGAGGACACacaaatgtcacttatgtgaatttgCTGCAAATGTGAAACGTACACTTAATATGCACATAAAATCGGTCCATTTAAAAATTAATGATCACAAATGTCGACTGTGCGAGTATAAGACAAATAAGAAAGATAACCTGAAGAGGCATGTGAATTCTCTTCATAAACATCAAGAAATACAAGTGCCACCTACGTGA